A stretch of DNA from Fimbriimonadaceae bacterium:
GATGTTGTGAGCGAACTCGTGGATCAGGATGCACTCCTTCTCGTAGGGGTCGCCAACCAGACCCAGCAGGTTCTCCTCGGCGACGGAGCAGTAGGGGTCGGTCTCGCTCCCTCCCAAGCCCCGGGCCCGAGCGTCCCAGAAGTCCTTGCTCGAAAGAGCCTCGAAGCCGCGCATCTTTTCCTTGCCCAGCCACGCGAACTCGGGAAGGTCCGTCGTAAACTCGTCGTGCGCCATCACGCACATGCGCGCGCCGCTCTTGATCATTGCCTCGCGAACGTCGGGGCGGTTCGCGAGCATCAAGTCCACGAGATAGGCCGCCTCCTTGAGCGCGTAGGGATTGACCTTGGGGGAGGCGACGATTGGGAAACCGTGAGCGTGGACCACCCGCGTGTAGAAGGGGGGAATGCCGTCATGGCCGTCAGGCTGGTAGCGGAAGCACTGGACCCGGACCTCGCTCGTGACGGTGGCCACCGTTTCGCCACCGCCGACGAGGGCAAAGCGGTGCCCGACGGTGGTGTTGAGGATCGTCTGGCCGCCTGGCGGCACGTCGCCTCTCTGGACGCGCTCAGTCTCTGACTTCAGCCAGAAGACGGTCAGGGGAACGTTGCCCGCGTTCTGGATCTGCAGACGCGCGCGAGGCGCGGCGGGTTGGGCCATCGTTGCGGCGGGCACCAGACAGACGACGAGAAGTAGGGCTCTGATGGTGGTCATGGGTTCCCCCGCGTGGGCTCTTGCTTGCAGTATAGGCCTGCGAGGGCGGCAGGTACCCTGAAGCGGTGAAGCGCCCAACGAAATCCGAGATCAAATCCGCCATCGCAAAGCTCAACGCGAAGGAAGCCTTCTCCACGGGCGCCGTCGAGTCCAAGAAAGCGCCCTTCGCCGCCTCCAGGAACACGGAGCGAAAGACCAAGAACGGCTACTAACCCCCAAGGACGAAGGACCAAGAACCAAACCCGCCGTGGCAGACATCGAACGCCTCATCATCACGCATCGCGACGCCATCTACCGGCAGATGCTTCGCGTGTGCGGCAACCACGACGACGCCGAGGACGCGCTGGCCACGGCGATCCTCTCGGCCCTCAAGGCGTCCGAGCAGCTCCGCGATCCTTCGAGCTTCCAGGGTTGGCTTGCCATGATCGGCCGACGTGCCTGCGCGCGGCTGAAGGGCCGTATGAAGGAGTCGAAGTTCGCCTCGCTGGAGGCCTTGCAAGCCCTGGGCTTCGAGGCGTCGAATGGGGCGCCGGGCCCGGACGAGGCGGGCGAACTCGCCGAGCTCCAGAATTGCGTCAGGGAAGCGATCGCCGGCGTTCCGGAGCTGTACCGGGAGGTCTATGTGCGCCGCGAGATCCTCGGCGAGCCCGCGGCGGAAGTGGCGGCGTCGATGGACCTCAGCGTGCCCGCGCTCAAGTCGAGGCTCCACCGCGCCAGGCAGATGGTCCGAGCCG
This window harbors:
- a CDS encoding sigma-70 family RNA polymerase sigma factor: MADIERLIITHRDAIYRQMLRVCGNHDDAEDALATAILSALKASEQLRDPSSFQGWLAMIGRRACARLKGRMKESKFASLEALQALGFEASNGAPGPDEAGELAELQNCVREAIAGVPELYREVYVRREILGEPAAEVAASMDLSVPALKSRLHRARQMVRAALDDGLGCPEASV